Proteins encoded in a region of the Mycobacterium branderi genome:
- a CDS encoding 3-isopropylmalate dehydrogenase, translating into MRLAVIPGDGIGPEVVAEAVKVLDAVLPGVEKTSYDLGARRFHATGEVLPDSALTELRAHDAILLGAIGDPSVPSGVLERGLLLRLRFELDHHVNLRPARLYPGVESPLRGHPDIDFVVVREGTEGPYTGTGGAIRVGTAHEVATEVSVNTAFGVRRVVQDAFERAQQRRKRLTLVHKTNVLTFAGSLWSRTVQEVGEKYPEVEVSYQHVDAATIHLVTDPGRFDVIVTDNLFGDIITDLAAAVCGGIGLAASGNIDATRTNPSMFEPVHGSAPDIAGQGIADPTAAIMSVALLLSHLGEDAAAARVDRAVESHLASRPTERLSTAEVGERIASAL; encoded by the coding sequence ATGAGATTGGCGGTAATCCCTGGCGACGGGATCGGCCCGGAGGTGGTGGCCGAAGCCGTCAAGGTTCTCGACGCCGTGCTGCCCGGCGTGGAGAAGACGAGCTACGACCTGGGTGCGCGCCGTTTTCACGCCACCGGGGAAGTGCTGCCCGACTCGGCGCTGACCGAACTGCGGGCGCACGACGCGATCCTGCTGGGCGCCATCGGCGACCCGTCGGTGCCCAGCGGCGTACTCGAACGCGGCCTGCTGCTGCGCCTGCGCTTCGAGTTGGACCACCACGTCAACCTGCGACCGGCGCGGCTCTACCCGGGCGTGGAAAGCCCGTTACGCGGACACCCGGACATCGACTTCGTGGTGGTCCGCGAGGGCACCGAAGGTCCCTACACCGGCACCGGCGGCGCGATCCGCGTGGGCACCGCCCATGAAGTGGCCACCGAAGTCAGCGTCAACACCGCGTTCGGTGTACGCCGCGTGGTCCAGGACGCCTTCGAACGCGCCCAGCAGCGGCGTAAGCGGCTGACTTTGGTGCACAAGACCAACGTGCTCACGTTCGCCGGCTCGCTGTGGTCGCGGACCGTGCAGGAGGTCGGCGAGAAGTACCCGGAGGTCGAGGTTTCCTATCAGCACGTCGACGCCGCGACCATCCACCTGGTCACGGACCCGGGCCGCTTCGACGTGATCGTCACCGACAACCTGTTCGGCGACATCATCACCGACTTGGCTGCCGCGGTGTGCGGCGGGATCGGGCTGGCCGCCAGCGGCAACATCGACGCCACCCGGACCAACCCGTCGATGTTCGAGCCGGTGCACGGGAGCGCGCCCGACATCGCCGGGCAGGGAATCGCGGACCCGACGGCGGCGATCATGTCGGTGGCGCTGCTGCTGTCCCACCTCGGCGAAGACGCTGCCGCCGCGCGAGTGGACCGGGCCGTGGAGTCCCATCTGGCCAGTCGCCCGACCGAAAGGTTATCCACCGCCGAAGTCGGCGAACGGATCGCGTCCGCGCTCTAG
- the serA gene encoding phosphoglycerate dehydrogenase: protein MSLPVVLIADKLAESTVAALGDQVEVRWVDGPDRQKLLAAVPDADALLVRSATTVDAEVLSAAPKLKIVARAGVGLDNVDVDAATARGVLVVNAPTSNIHSAAEHAIALLLAAARQITAADASLRSHEWKRSSFSGTEIFGKTVGVVGLGRIGQLVAQRLAAFGAHLVAYDPYVSPARAAQLGIELLTLDELLGRADFISVHLPKTPETAGLIDKEALAKTRPGVIIVNAARGGLVDEEALAEAVSRGHVRAAGIDVFASEPCTDSPLFELPQVVVTPHLGASTAEAQDRAGTDVAASVKLALAGEFVPDAVNVGAGVVSEEVAPWLDLVRKLGLLAGALSDELPASLSVQVRGELAAEDVEVLRLSALRGLFSAVIEDPVTFVNAPAIAEERGVAADISTATESPNHRSVVDVRAVASDGSVVNVAGTLTGPQLVEKIVQINGRNFDLRAQGTNLVINYIDQPGALGKIGTLLGAAGVNIHAAQLSEDTEGPGATILLRLDRDVPDDVRSAIAVAVDANKLEVVDLS from the coding sequence GTGAGCCTGCCTGTTGTCTTGATCGCTGACAAACTTGCCGAATCGACCGTCGCCGCACTCGGCGACCAGGTGGAAGTGCGCTGGGTCGACGGCCCGGACCGCCAGAAGCTGCTGGCCGCGGTACCCGACGCCGACGCGCTACTGGTGCGCTCGGCCACCACCGTCGACGCCGAGGTGCTCTCCGCCGCACCCAAGCTCAAGATCGTCGCGCGCGCGGGCGTCGGGCTCGACAACGTCGACGTCGACGCCGCCACCGCCCGCGGTGTGCTCGTGGTCAACGCGCCGACATCGAACATCCACAGCGCCGCCGAGCACGCGATCGCGCTGCTGTTGGCCGCCGCCCGGCAGATCACTGCGGCCGACGCCTCGCTGCGCTCCCACGAGTGGAAGCGCTCGTCGTTCTCCGGCACCGAGATCTTCGGCAAGACCGTCGGCGTCGTCGGGCTCGGCCGCATCGGCCAGCTGGTCGCCCAGCGACTGGCCGCCTTCGGCGCCCACCTGGTGGCCTACGACCCGTACGTGTCGCCGGCCCGCGCCGCACAGCTGGGCATCGAGCTGCTGACGCTCGACGAGCTGCTGGGCCGGGCCGACTTCATCTCCGTGCATCTGCCCAAGACGCCCGAGACCGCCGGGCTGATCGACAAGGAGGCGCTGGCCAAAACCAGGCCCGGCGTCATCATCGTCAACGCCGCGCGCGGTGGGCTGGTCGACGAGGAAGCGCTGGCCGAAGCCGTGTCCCGCGGGCACGTCCGGGCCGCCGGCATCGACGTGTTCGCCAGCGAGCCCTGCACCGACAGCCCGCTGTTCGAACTGCCGCAAGTAGTCGTCACCCCACACCTCGGGGCCTCGACAGCCGAGGCCCAGGATCGCGCCGGCACCGACGTGGCGGCAAGCGTAAAGCTGGCGCTGGCAGGCGAATTCGTGCCTGACGCCGTCAACGTCGGCGCCGGCGTGGTCAGCGAGGAGGTGGCGCCCTGGCTGGATCTGGTGCGCAAGCTCGGACTGCTGGCAGGCGCTCTGTCCGACGAGCTGCCGGCATCGCTGTCGGTGCAGGTTCGCGGTGAGCTGGCCGCCGAAGACGTTGAGGTGCTTCGGCTTTCGGCGCTGCGCGGCTTGTTCTCGGCGGTCATCGAGGATCCCGTCACGTTCGTCAACGCGCCGGCGATCGCCGAAGAACGCGGGGTCGCCGCCGACATCAGCACCGCGACCGAAAGCCCCAACCACCGCAGCGTCGTCGACGTGCGGGCAGTGGCTTCCGACGGCTCGGTCGTCAACGTGGCCGGGACGTTGACCGGACCGCAGCTGGTGGAGAAGATCGTCCAGATCAACGGGCGCAACTTCGATCTGCGCGCCCAGGGCACCAACCTGGTGATCAACTACATCGACCAGCCCGGCGCGCTGGGCAAGATCGGCACCCTGCTCGGTGCTGCCGGGGTGAACATCCACGCCGCGCAGCTGTCCGAGGACACCGAGGGTCCGGGCGCGACGATCCTGCTGCGGCTGGACCGCGATGTACCGGACGACGTGCGGTCGGCGATCGCGGTGGCTGTCGACGCCAACAAGCTTGAGGTGGTTGATCTTTCGTGA
- a CDS encoding DUF4262 domain-containing protein, with the protein MCDHPGSTVDEWLAEIEKTKSKHGWAVQYVESDRAPYAYTVGLHEHGLPELLVTGLPPEPTARLLNTVAAYLMDGGRPVPGEWISIADGPMLAVVQVEHPDAHMNVAVAFYGRELHALQLVWADERGHRPWCPEFSNGGVRQPVLGVRPDMT; encoded by the coding sequence ATGTGCGATCACCCCGGGAGCACCGTTGACGAATGGCTCGCGGAGATAGAGAAAACAAAGTCAAAACACGGCTGGGCGGTGCAATACGTCGAGAGTGACCGCGCGCCCTACGCCTACACGGTCGGCCTGCATGAACACGGCCTGCCCGAACTATTGGTCACCGGCCTGCCACCGGAGCCGACGGCCCGGCTGCTCAACACCGTCGCCGCGTATCTGATGGACGGCGGACGACCGGTGCCGGGCGAATGGATCTCGATAGCCGACGGGCCGATGCTCGCGGTCGTCCAGGTGGAGCATCCCGATGCGCATATGAACGTGGCGGTCGCGTTCTACGGCCGCGAGCTGCATGCTTTGCAACTGGTGTGGGCCGACGAGCGCGGCCACCGGCCGTGGTGCCCGGAATTCAGCAACGGCGGGGTGCGGCAGCCGGTCCTCGGGGTGCGTCCCGACATGACCTAA
- a CDS encoding phytoene desaturase family protein encodes MDVTVVGSGPNGLTAAVICARAGLSVQVVEAQPTFGGGSRTIPDPEFPGVSHDICSAVHPLALASPFLAQFDLPARGVKLAVPELAYANPLPDRPAAIAYHDLQRTCDELEQGASWRRLLGPLVEKSDAVVGLLLGDKRSVPLTPLPALRLGLRMITQATPLWGSLAGEDARALFTGVAAHTISRMPSLVSAGGGLMLATLAHSVGWPIPVGGSQSIANALIADLRAHGGELTAGVEVTEPPSGVVLYDTAPTALLRIYGDALPSRYTKALHRYRFGPGVAKVDFVLSDDIPWSDARLAQVPTLHLGGTRAQMAQAEAEVAAGRHAEWPMVLAATPHVCDPGRIDANGRRPLWTYAHVPSGSPADQTDAVTTVFERFAPGFRDVVVAARSVPAARLADHNANYVGGDIGVGGNSAWKALAGPTPRLNPWSTPIPKAYLCSAATPPGGGVHGMCGYYAARTVLKREFGIRELPKLSP; translated from the coding sequence ATGGACGTCACCGTCGTCGGCAGTGGACCCAACGGACTGACGGCCGCCGTCATCTGTGCCCGCGCGGGCCTGTCGGTGCAGGTCGTCGAGGCGCAACCCACTTTCGGCGGCGGTTCGCGCACCATCCCCGACCCGGAGTTTCCCGGAGTGTCGCACGACATCTGCTCGGCGGTACACCCGTTGGCGCTGGCCTCGCCGTTCCTGGCGCAATTCGACCTGCCCGCTCGCGGAGTGAAGTTGGCGGTGCCGGAGTTGGCGTATGCCAATCCGCTGCCCGATCGTCCGGCGGCGATCGCCTACCACGACCTCCAGCGCACTTGCGACGAGCTGGAGCAGGGTGCGTCGTGGCGACGCCTGCTGGGACCGCTGGTCGAAAAGTCCGACGCGGTGGTGGGATTGCTGCTCGGCGACAAGCGCTCGGTGCCGCTTACACCGCTGCCCGCGCTGCGGCTGGGGTTGCGGATGATTACCCAGGCCACCCCGTTGTGGGGATCGCTGGCCGGCGAGGACGCCCGTGCGTTGTTCACCGGCGTTGCGGCCCATACGATTTCGCGGATGCCCTCGCTGGTTTCGGCGGGTGGGGGGCTGATGCTGGCGACGCTGGCGCATTCCGTCGGCTGGCCGATTCCAGTCGGTGGCAGCCAGTCGATCGCCAACGCGTTGATCGCAGATTTACGGGCCCACGGCGGCGAGCTGACCGCCGGCGTCGAGGTCACCGAACCGCCCAGCGGCGTGGTGCTGTACGACACGGCCCCCACCGCGCTGCTGCGCATTTACGGCGACGCGTTGCCGTCGCGATACACGAAAGCGTTGCACCGCTATCGGTTTGGGCCAGGTGTGGCCAAGGTCGACTTTGTGCTCAGCGACGACATCCCGTGGTCGGATGCCCGGCTGGCGCAGGTGCCGACCTTGCATCTCGGCGGCACCCGCGCGCAGATGGCACAGGCCGAAGCCGAAGTCGCGGCCGGCCGGCACGCCGAGTGGCCGATGGTGCTGGCCGCGACGCCGCACGTCTGCGATCCCGGCCGGATCGACGCCAACGGTCGTCGACCGCTGTGGACCTACGCCCACGTCCCGTCGGGCTCGCCGGCGGACCAAACCGACGCTGTGACAACGGTATTCGAGCGGTTCGCCCCCGGATTCCGCGACGTCGTCGTCGCGGCACGCAGCGTGCCGGCAGCACGACTGGCCGACCACAACGCCAACTATGTCGGCGGGGACATCGGGGTCGGCGGAAACTCCGCCTGGAAGGCCCTGGCCGGCCCGACGCCGCGGCTCAACCCGTGGAGCACGCCGATCCCCAAGGCGTACCTGTGTTCTGCGGCGACTCCGCCCGGCGGCGGCGTGCACGGCATGTGCGGCTACTACGCCGCGCGTACCGTGCTCAAGCGCGAATTCGGGATCAGAGAGTTGCCGAAACTGTCACCCTGA
- the ilvC gene encoding ketol-acid reductoisomerase: MFYDDDADLSIIQGRKAGVIGYGSQGHAHSLSLRDSGVQVKVGLKEGSKSRAKVAEQGLEVDTPAEVAKWADVIMLLAPDTAQADIFKNEIEPNLVAGNALFFGHGLNIHFELIKPAADITVGMVAPKGPGHLVRRQFVDGKGVPCLIAVAQDPNGEGEALALSYAKGIGGTRAGVIKTTFKEETETDLFGEQAVLCGGTEELVKAGFDVMVEAGYAPEMAYFEVLHELKLIVDLMYEGGIARMNYSVSDTAEFGGYLSGPRVIDADTKERMRAILRDIQDGTFVKKLVADVESGGKELARLRKENAEHPIEVTGKKLRDLMSWVDRPITETA; this comes from the coding sequence ATGTTCTACGACGACGACGCGGACCTGTCGATCATCCAGGGCCGCAAGGCCGGCGTCATCGGATACGGCAGCCAGGGGCACGCGCATTCGCTGAGCCTGCGCGACTCGGGCGTGCAGGTGAAGGTGGGCCTGAAGGAGGGTTCGAAATCGCGGGCGAAAGTCGCCGAGCAGGGCCTCGAGGTCGACACGCCTGCGGAGGTGGCCAAGTGGGCCGACGTGATCATGCTGCTGGCGCCCGACACCGCGCAGGCCGACATCTTCAAAAACGAGATCGAGCCCAATCTGGTTGCCGGCAATGCGCTGTTCTTCGGTCACGGGCTCAACATCCACTTCGAGTTGATCAAGCCGGCCGCCGACATCACCGTGGGAATGGTGGCGCCGAAAGGCCCGGGGCACCTGGTGCGTCGCCAGTTCGTCGACGGCAAAGGTGTGCCGTGTCTGATCGCCGTCGCCCAGGACCCCAACGGCGAGGGCGAGGCGCTGGCACTGTCCTACGCCAAGGGCATCGGCGGCACCCGGGCCGGCGTCATCAAGACCACGTTCAAAGAGGAGACCGAGACCGACCTGTTCGGTGAGCAGGCCGTGTTGTGCGGCGGCACTGAGGAATTGGTCAAGGCCGGATTCGACGTGATGGTCGAGGCCGGCTACGCGCCGGAGATGGCCTACTTCGAGGTGCTGCACGAACTCAAGTTGATCGTCGACCTGATGTACGAGGGCGGCATCGCGCGGATGAACTACTCGGTGTCGGACACCGCGGAGTTCGGCGGCTACCTGTCGGGCCCGCGGGTCATCGACGCCGACACCAAGGAGCGGATGCGCGCAATCCTGCGCGACATTCAGGACGGCACCTTCGTCAAGAAGCTCGTCGCCGACGTCGAGAGCGGCGGCAAAGAGCTTGCGCGGCTGCGCAAGGAGAACGCCGAGCATCCCATCGAGGTCACCGGCAAGAAACTGCGCGACCTGATGAGCTGGGTCGACCGCCCGATCACGGAAACCGCGTGA
- the ilvN gene encoding acetolactate synthase small subunit, translating into MSATSHTLSVLVEDKPGVLARVAALFSRRGFNIESLAVGATEQKDMSRMTIVVSAEDTPLEQITKQLNKLVNVIKIVEQDDDNSVSRELALIKVRADASTRGQIIEAANLFRARVIDVSPESLIIEATGTPAKFEALLRVLEPYGVREIVQSGLVSLSRGPRGIGTAK; encoded by the coding sequence ATGAGCGCTACCAGCCATACGCTTTCGGTTCTGGTCGAGGACAAACCCGGTGTGCTCGCGCGGGTTGCGGCACTGTTTTCCCGGCGCGGCTTCAACATCGAGTCGCTGGCGGTCGGTGCCACCGAGCAGAAAGACATGTCGCGGATGACGATCGTCGTCTCGGCCGAGGACACGCCGCTCGAGCAGATCACCAAGCAGCTCAACAAGCTGGTCAACGTCATCAAGATCGTCGAGCAGGATGACGACAATTCGGTGTCCCGGGAGTTGGCGTTGATCAAGGTCCGGGCCGACGCGAGTACTCGCGGTCAGATCATCGAGGCGGCGAACCTGTTCCGCGCCAGGGTGATTGACGTCTCCCCGGAGTCGCTGATCATCGAAGCCACCGGTACGCCGGCCAAGTTCGAGGCGCTGCTGCGTGTCCTGGAACCCTACGGTGTGCGCGAAATCGTCCAATCCGGATTGGTGTCGCTGTCCCGCGGTCCCCGCGGCATCGGCACCGCGAAATAA
- a CDS encoding acetolactate synthase large subunit: MSAPTTPAAAQTANGARPQPKHLAPQQMTGAQSVIRSLEELDVEVIFGIPGGAVLPVYDPLFDSKKLRHVLVRHEQGAGHAASGYAHATGKVGVCMATSGPGATNLVTPIADAQMDSVPVVAITGQVGRSLIGTDAFQEADISGITMPITKHNFLVRSGDEIPRVLAEAFHIAASGRPGAVLVDIPKDVLQAQCTFAWPPRMDLPGYKPNTKPHNRQVREAAKLIAAARKPVLYVGGGVIRGDATEQLRELAELTGIPVVTTLMARGAFPDSHPQHLGMPGMHGTVAAVAGLQKADLLIALGTRFDDRVTGKLDSFAPEAKVIHADIDPAEIGKNRHADVPIVGDVKAVITDLIAALRRDAASVQIDEWWEYLRGVKATYPLSYGPQSDGSLSPEYVIETLGKMAGPDAVYVAGVGQHQMWAAQFISYEKPRTWLNSGGLGTMGFAIPAAMGAKIARPDAEVWAIDGDGCFQMTNQELATCAIEGAPIKVALINNGNLGMVRQWQSLFYAERYSQTDLATHSHRIPDFVKLAEALGCVGLRCEREEDVADVIAQARAINDRPVVIDFIVGADAQVWPMVAAGTSNDEIQAARGIRPLFDDEGNEGHA; the protein is encoded by the coding sequence GTGAGCGCACCCACCACGCCGGCGGCGGCCCAAACCGCTAACGGCGCCAGACCACAACCGAAACATCTTGCGCCGCAACAGATGACCGGCGCGCAGTCGGTAATCCGATCGTTGGAGGAACTCGACGTCGAGGTCATCTTCGGCATCCCCGGCGGCGCGGTGCTGCCGGTGTACGACCCACTGTTCGACTCGAAGAAGCTGCGCCACGTGCTGGTCCGCCACGAGCAGGGCGCCGGGCACGCCGCCAGCGGTTACGCGCACGCGACGGGCAAAGTCGGGGTCTGCATGGCCACCTCGGGCCCCGGCGCCACCAACCTGGTGACCCCGATCGCCGACGCGCAGATGGACTCGGTGCCCGTCGTCGCAATTACCGGCCAAGTCGGCAGATCGCTGATCGGCACCGACGCCTTCCAGGAGGCCGACATCTCCGGCATCACGATGCCGATCACCAAGCACAACTTCCTGGTCCGCAGCGGTGACGAGATTCCCCGTGTGCTTGCCGAGGCGTTCCACATCGCGGCAAGCGGACGGCCTGGAGCAGTTCTCGTTGATATCCCCAAAGACGTCCTGCAGGCCCAGTGCACGTTCGCCTGGCCCCCGCGGATGGACCTGCCTGGCTACAAACCGAACACCAAGCCGCACAACCGCCAGGTCCGCGAGGCCGCCAAGCTGATCGCGGCCGCCCGCAAGCCGGTGCTCTACGTCGGCGGCGGCGTCATCCGCGGCGACGCAACCGAGCAGCTGCGCGAGCTGGCCGAGCTGACCGGGATTCCGGTCGTCACCACGCTGATGGCGCGCGGCGCTTTTCCCGACAGCCACCCGCAGCACCTGGGCATGCCCGGCATGCACGGCACGGTCGCGGCGGTGGCCGGGCTGCAGAAAGCCGACCTGCTGATCGCGCTGGGCACCCGCTTCGACGACCGGGTGACCGGGAAGCTCGACTCCTTCGCGCCGGAGGCCAAGGTCATCCACGCCGACATCGACCCGGCCGAGATCGGCAAGAACCGCCACGCCGACGTGCCGATCGTCGGCGACGTCAAGGCCGTCATCACCGACCTGATCGCGGCGCTGCGCCGCGACGCGGCCAGCGTCCAGATCGACGAGTGGTGGGAATACCTGCGCGGCGTCAAGGCCACGTACCCACTGAGTTACGGGCCGCAAAGCGACGGCAGCCTGAGCCCGGAGTATGTGATCGAAACGTTGGGCAAAATGGCCGGGCCCGACGCGGTGTACGTCGCCGGGGTCGGTCAGCATCAGATGTGGGCCGCGCAGTTCATTTCGTACGAAAAGCCCCGCACCTGGCTCAATTCCGGCGGCCTGGGCACCATGGGCTTCGCCATTCCGGCGGCCATGGGCGCCAAGATCGCCCGCCCGGACGCCGAAGTGTGGGCGATCGACGGCGATGGGTGCTTCCAGATGACCAACCAAGAGCTGGCCACCTGCGCCATCGAAGGCGCACCGATCAAGGTCGCGCTGATCAACAACGGCAACTTGGGCATGGTGCGGCAATGGCAGTCGCTGTTCTACGCCGAGCGGTATTCGCAGACCGACCTGGCTACGCACTCGCACCGCATCCCCGACTTCGTCAAGCTGGCCGAGGCGCTGGGGTGTGTCGGATTGCGTTGCGAGCGTGAGGAAGACGTGGCCGACGTCATCGCGCAGGCCCGCGCGATCAACGACCGGCCGGTGGTGATCGACTTCATCGTGGGCGCCGACGCGCAGGTGTGGCCGATGGTGGCCGCGGGCACCAGCAACGACGAGATTCAGGCCGCCCGTGGCATTCGCCCACTATTCGACGACGAGGGCAACGAGGGGCACGCCTGA
- a CDS encoding PH domain-containing protein, producing the protein MAHFAVGFLTLGLLVPVLTWPLTAPLLVIPIMLSALIIRLRTVADEDGVTVRTLLGSRSVRWEEIDGLRFEKSSWGRARLKAGGELRLPAVTFATLPLLAEASGGRVPNPYAS; encoded by the coding sequence ATGGCGCATTTCGCGGTGGGCTTTCTGACACTGGGCCTGCTGGTGCCGGTGCTGACCTGGCCACTGACGGCACCACTGCTGGTGATACCAATTATGTTGTCGGCGTTGATCATTCGGCTGCGCACGGTTGCCGACGAAGACGGTGTAACCGTTCGGACGCTGCTCGGCAGCCGGTCGGTGCGCTGGGAGGAGATCGACGGGCTGCGGTTCGAGAAGAGCTCGTGGGGTCGTGCCCGGCTCAAGGCGGGCGGCGAGTTGCGGCTGCCCGCAGTCACCTTTGCCACGCTGCCCTTGCTGGCCGAGGCCAGCGGGGGCCGGGTGCCCAATCCGTACGCGAGTTAG
- a CDS encoding DoxX family protein: MTSQSHDAPWRRPEDSEAPTPGRPATASLVDPEDDLPSATYAGDFETTTIPHYDSSNARVSSSGYGLIGASQPLPYVQPPDSGRHSVFGPPETDTPEQDERVRAAGRRGTQDLGLLILRISLGSVLIAHGLQKLFGWWGGHGLTAFKNSLSDVGYQHADVLTYVAAGGEIVAGVLLVLGLFTPLAAAGALAYLINGLIAAVSGQSDSRSFPYFLPDGHEYEITLIMVAAAVILIGPGRYGFDAGRGWARRPFIGSFAALLAGIGGGIAVWVMLNGANPLS, encoded by the coding sequence GTGACCAGTCAATCGCATGACGCACCTTGGCGGCGGCCGGAGGACTCCGAGGCGCCAACCCCGGGCCGGCCGGCCACCGCAAGCCTGGTCGACCCGGAAGACGACCTGCCGTCAGCCACCTATGCAGGCGATTTCGAGACGACCACAATTCCCCACTACGACTCCAGCAACGCGCGCGTGTCCAGTAGCGGATACGGCCTGATCGGTGCGTCGCAGCCATTGCCTTACGTCCAGCCGCCGGACAGCGGCCGCCACTCGGTGTTCGGCCCGCCGGAAACCGACACCCCCGAGCAGGACGAGCGGGTCCGCGCGGCGGGCCGTCGCGGCACCCAGGATCTCGGGCTGCTGATCCTGCGGATCAGTCTCGGTTCGGTGCTGATCGCGCATGGGCTGCAGAAGCTGTTCGGCTGGTGGGGCGGGCACGGGCTGACCGCATTCAAGAACTCGTTATCGGATGTCGGCTACCAGCACGCCGACGTCCTCACCTACGTCGCCGCGGGCGGCGAGATCGTCGCCGGGGTGCTGCTGGTGCTGGGGCTGTTCACCCCGCTGGCCGCCGCGGGCGCGCTGGCGTACCTGATCAACGGCCTGATCGCGGCGGTATCCGGGCAGTCGGATTCACGGTCGTTTCCCTACTTCTTGCCCGACGGTCACGAGTACGAGATCACGCTGATCATGGTGGCGGCCGCCGTCATCCTGATCGGCCCCGGCCGTTACGGGTTCGACGCCGGTCGCGGGTGGGCGCGCCGGCCCTTCATCGGTTCGTTCGCGGCGCTGCTGGCCGGCATCGGCGGCGGCATCGCGGTGTGGGTGATGCTCAACGGCGCCAATCCGCTCAGCTAA
- a CDS encoding DoxX family membrane protein codes for MTGSFDFTRWQRLEEAGSSPKRETPPAQEEPRPPQRESAPHKLLEPEEPVEKEAEADSDEAESETTAVERDEPAAEVSEDVADRDPLPSVQPRLVDDPRLKIAKQRGTQHLGLMVLRAGVGAVLGAHGLQNVFGWWGGQGHDGFTRSLTGLGFRHADILAWVAAGGQIAAGALLILGLFTPVAAAGALAYLVNGLLANVAAQHQHGHPKFLLDGNEYHVIAIVAVLAILLAGPGLYGLDAGRGWARRPFIGSSVALLVGIGAGVGIWALLNGANPLA; via the coding sequence GTGACCGGTTCCTTTGACTTCACCCGCTGGCAACGACTCGAGGAGGCCGGCTCCTCGCCCAAGCGGGAAACCCCTCCGGCGCAGGAGGAGCCGCGTCCACCGCAGCGGGAGTCGGCCCCGCACAAGCTGCTCGAACCGGAGGAACCCGTCGAAAAAGAGGCCGAGGCGGACAGCGACGAGGCCGAGTCGGAGACCACGGCTGTCGAGCGCGACGAGCCGGCCGCCGAGGTCAGCGAGGACGTCGCCGATCGCGATCCGCTGCCGTCGGTGCAGCCGCGGCTTGTCGACGACCCCCGGCTGAAGATCGCCAAACAACGCGGCACCCAGCATCTGGGCTTGATGGTGCTGCGCGCCGGCGTCGGCGCGGTGCTGGGCGCCCACGGCCTGCAAAACGTATTCGGCTGGTGGGGCGGCCAGGGCCACGACGGCTTCACTCGCTCCCTGACCGGCCTCGGCTTCCGGCACGCCGACATCCTGGCTTGGGTGGCCGCGGGTGGCCAGATCGCGGCCGGCGCGTTGTTGATCCTGGGGCTGTTCACCCCGGTGGCCGCCGCCGGCGCACTGGCCTACCTGGTCAACGGCCTGCTGGCCAATGTGGCGGCCCAGCATCAGCATGGGCACCCCAAGTTTCTGCTCGACGGCAACGAGTACCACGTCATTGCCATCGTCGCGGTGCTCGCGATCCTGCTGGCCGGCCCCGGACTCTACGGATTGGACGCAGGCCGCGGCTGGGCGCGACGCCCGTTCATCGGGTCGTCGGTCGCGCTGCTGGTGGGTATCGGCGCAGGCGTCGGCATCTGGGCGTTGCTCAACGGCGCCAATCCGCTGGCATGA